Proteins encoded together in one Planctomyces sp. SH-PL14 window:
- a CDS encoding DUF1553 domain-containing protein, with amino-acid sequence MRRRRLVWMCLTLLWALSVAGPAPAEERPVASIDGAQLFESQVRSVLSAKCVSCHRGENRKGGLDLTTEEALQRGGESGPALVPGKPDESAIYLRSVAEEGERPEMPEKGEPLTKAEAAVLRDWIAAGAPWPKQVVLQEKPRADDSFWSVQPVRSEFAADTSIDSLIQETLAGHGLAQSPEADRRTLIRRLSFDLLGLPPTHERVEQFVKDPDPRAYERLIEELLGSPHYGERWARHWLDIAHYADTHGFERDQLRPNAWRYRDYVVDSLNADKPYDRFLREQIAGDVLAPHDPQAVVATGFLAAGPWDFVGQVETQSDALRRAARAGDLDDIVTQVITASMGLTINCARCHDHKLDPITQREYYGLWAVFAGVKRGERDVSEAETRRIAEDRTRLNQELAAARAELAKLNGEGLDLADMIGGGDGRGSGVAGRGIELRDGTLVTGKLGYQSEIPPNRRQRVAWPAAVPEASRFVQAVFVPDGRGPVPVTDLESAADLPATNGHAWDAVRNGPLNAQRGTTLNGVDYAAKGHSLLGLHANGGVTFDLERIRRAHAMTGLRFTAVIGFGAEESVAASRADFTVYVDAERKWQKLGLRKDETATIDLPIPAAAKSLTLVATDGGDGIGHDLLFLGDPRLSPDRSDVPLSDAERARTEQLPQEIAKREAALGALPESQKVYAVVSDSQPPVVRVHRRGNPEDEADEVAPGAIAWAKHAPSPLGDNAVPEGQRRRALADWITHPANPLTRRVIVNRLWHHHFGTGIVNTPSDFGFGGDRPSHPALLDWLAGELLRSGWSLKHIHRLIVTSRTYRQSSMTPNAAAAAVDAQNRLLWRQSPRRLDAESLHDAVLAVSGRLNLHRGGPGFRDFRYVEAYAPIYEYITPDGPELWRRSLYRFVVRTTPHRFLTTLDCPDPANLTPARVQTTTALQALALLNNDFMLRQTQAFADRVHRDAATEEDRIRLAFQQAFQRPPLAGEIAGARELDLFALCRALLNANEFLYID; translated from the coding sequence ATGCGGCGGCGACGTCTCGTTTGGATGTGCCTTACGCTCCTCTGGGCGTTGTCGGTCGCCGGTCCGGCGCCGGCGGAGGAAAGGCCCGTTGCCTCGATCGATGGGGCCCAGCTCTTTGAATCGCAGGTTCGGTCCGTCCTGTCGGCCAAGTGCGTGTCGTGTCATCGAGGCGAGAACCGCAAAGGCGGACTGGATCTGACGACCGAGGAGGCTTTGCAGCGGGGGGGAGAGTCGGGGCCGGCTCTTGTGCCCGGAAAGCCGGACGAGAGCGCCATCTATCTCCGCTCGGTGGCTGAGGAGGGCGAGCGACCGGAGATGCCGGAGAAAGGGGAACCGCTGACGAAAGCTGAGGCGGCGGTGCTGCGAGACTGGATTGCGGCCGGCGCCCCCTGGCCGAAGCAGGTGGTCCTGCAGGAGAAGCCCCGCGCGGATGACTCGTTCTGGTCTGTCCAGCCGGTGCGAAGCGAGTTCGCCGCTGACACGTCGATCGACTCCCTGATCCAGGAGACCCTGGCCGGGCACGGGCTCGCGCAATCTCCCGAGGCCGACCGGCGGACGCTGATCCGCCGACTGAGTTTCGACCTTCTGGGGCTCCCCCCGACCCACGAGCGGGTCGAACAGTTCGTGAAGGACCCTGATCCGCGGGCCTACGAGCGTCTGATCGAAGAGCTGCTCGGTTCTCCGCACTACGGCGAGCGTTGGGCGAGGCATTGGCTCGATATCGCCCACTACGCGGATACGCATGGGTTCGAACGCGACCAGCTGCGGCCCAATGCCTGGCGCTATCGCGACTACGTCGTCGACTCCCTCAATGCGGACAAGCCCTACGATCGATTTCTGCGCGAACAGATCGCCGGCGACGTGCTCGCGCCGCACGACCCGCAGGCGGTCGTTGCCACCGGATTTCTGGCGGCCGGGCCGTGGGATTTCGTCGGCCAGGTCGAGACCCAGAGCGATGCCCTCCGCCGCGCCGCCCGGGCCGGCGACCTCGATGACATCGTCACCCAGGTGATCACCGCCTCGATGGGGCTCACGATCAACTGTGCCCGCTGCCACGACCATAAGCTCGATCCGATCACGCAGCGGGAATACTACGGCCTGTGGGCGGTCTTCGCCGGCGTGAAACGTGGTGAGCGGGACGTGAGTGAGGCGGAGACCCGCCGCATCGCTGAAGACCGGACCCGCTTAAACCAGGAACTGGCCGCGGCGCGGGCCGAACTGGCGAAGCTCAACGGCGAGGGCCTCGACCTCGCCGACATGATCGGCGGCGGTGACGGACGCGGTTCCGGAGTGGCCGGCCGCGGCATCGAACTGCGAGACGGAACGCTCGTGACCGGCAAGCTCGGCTACCAGAGCGAGATTCCGCCGAATCGACGGCAGAGAGTGGCCTGGCCCGCCGCGGTCCCGGAGGCCTCCCGGTTCGTTCAAGCGGTGTTCGTCCCGGACGGGCGAGGGCCGGTGCCGGTCACCGATCTCGAGAGTGCCGCCGACTTGCCGGCAACGAACGGCCACGCCTGGGACGCCGTCCGCAACGGGCCGCTCAATGCGCAGCGCGGGACGACGCTCAACGGTGTGGACTACGCGGCGAAAGGTCACAGCCTTCTCGGCCTGCACGCCAACGGCGGCGTCACGTTCGACCTCGAACGGATCCGCCGGGCGCATGCCATGACCGGGCTGCGATTCACGGCGGTGATCGGATTCGGCGCGGAAGAGTCCGTCGCCGCCTCCCGGGCGGACTTCACCGTCTACGTCGATGCGGAGCGGAAGTGGCAGAAGCTCGGGCTGCGAAAGGATGAGACGGCCACGATCGACTTGCCGATCCCCGCCGCCGCGAAGTCCCTGACGTTGGTGGCAACGGATGGCGGTGACGGCATCGGCCATGATCTGCTCTTCCTGGGGGACCCGCGGCTGTCGCCCGATCGGAGCGACGTTCCTCTTTCCGATGCCGAGCGGGCCAGAACGGAGCAGCTGCCCCAGGAGATCGCGAAACGGGAAGCTGCGCTGGGAGCGCTCCCCGAGTCGCAGAAGGTCTACGCGGTCGTGAGCGACTCGCAGCCGCCGGTCGTCCGCGTCCACCGCCGCGGCAATCCCGAGGACGAAGCCGATGAGGTGGCTCCCGGCGCGATCGCCTGGGCGAAACATGCGCCGTCGCCCCTGGGCGACAACGCGGTGCCCGAGGGGCAGAGGCGCCGTGCGCTCGCCGACTGGATCACGCATCCGGCCAACCCGCTGACCCGCCGCGTGATCGTGAACCGGCTGTGGCATCACCACTTCGGGACCGGGATCGTCAACACCCCCAGCGACTTCGGCTTCGGCGGGGATCGTCCGTCGCATCCCGCTCTGCTCGACTGGCTGGCCGGTGAACTCCTGCGAAGCGGGTGGAGTCTCAAGCACATCCACCGGCTGATCGTCACCAGCCGGACCTATCGGCAAAGCTCGATGACGCCGAACGCGGCGGCCGCGGCCGTCGATGCCCAGAACCGTCTGCTCTGGCGGCAATCGCCTCGCCGACTGGACGCGGAATCACTCCACGACGCGGTGCTGGCGGTCAGCGGCCGGCTCAATCTCCACCGCGGCGGCCCGGGCTTCCGCGACTTCCGGTACGTCGAAGCCTACGCCCCGATCTACGAGTACATCACGCCGGATGGGCCCGAGCTGTGGCGGCGGAGCCTCTACCGCTTCGTCGTTCGCACGACACCGCACCGGTTCCTGACCACGCTCGATTGTCCGGATCCCGCCAACCTCACCCCGGCCCGCGTGCAGACGACGACTGCGCTACAGGCCCTCGCGCTCCTCAACAATGACTTCATGCTGCGGCAGACGCAGGCCTTTGCCGATCGCGTTCACCGCGACGCGGCGACCGAAGAGGATCGCATTCGACTGGCCTTTCAACAGGCCTTTCAGCGGCCGCCGCTCGCCGGCGAGATCGCCGGGGCGCGGGAGCTGGATCTGTTCGCGCTCTGCCGGGCCCTGCTGAATGCCAACGAGTTCTTGTACATCGACTGA
- a CDS encoding DUF1501 domain-containing protein, translated as MPPRPSHRSGPPGQSVPGQDPRGLDRRDFFGSTASALSAIALTSLLSGERLLAHDESSAPRIDPSQPHAGREPHYPARAKNVVVIFCAGACSQLETWDYKPELIRQDGKPLPGGPAVTFQGPAGNLARPQYEFRPRGETGKMVSDMIPHLAELTDDFAFLHSLTSKTNTHGPAENFLSTGFVQDGFPSIGAWVTYALGTENANLPAFVAIPDPRGIPQARGNNWGPGFLPAAYQGTPVSASQPIQNLAAPASISRDSDRTARQLLQLLNREHLAANPGDSDLSARIASYELAARMQLSVPEISDLSTETPATLRMYGADDPLDPLKAGYARNCILARRMIEKGVRFVQVFNGAYASGGKLNWDGHQALREQYDIHARIMDQPSAALIQDLRQRGLLEETLVVWCTEFGRMPMFQKGAQGRDHNPQGFTAVLTGAGVKRGVSYGATDELGFKAVENVLSVHDLNATILHLLGLDHRRLTFTHNGIARRLTDVHGHVVNEILA; from the coding sequence ATGCCCCCGCGCCCCTCTCACCGCTCCGGTCCTCCCGGCCAGTCGGTCCCCGGCCAAGATCCGCGGGGGCTGGATCGTCGCGACTTCTTCGGCAGCACTGCGTCGGCACTCAGCGCCATCGCGCTGACGAGCCTGCTCTCCGGCGAACGGCTGCTTGCGCATGACGAGTCGTCCGCACCGCGGATCGATCCCAGCCAGCCGCACGCCGGCCGTGAGCCGCATTACCCGGCCCGCGCCAAGAATGTCGTCGTCATCTTCTGTGCCGGCGCGTGCAGCCAGCTCGAGACGTGGGACTACAAACCGGAGCTGATCCGGCAGGACGGCAAGCCGCTTCCCGGCGGCCCGGCGGTCACGTTTCAGGGGCCGGCCGGCAATCTCGCCCGCCCGCAGTACGAGTTCCGGCCGCGGGGCGAGACCGGCAAGATGGTCTCCGACATGATTCCGCATCTGGCGGAACTGACGGACGACTTCGCGTTCCTTCACTCGCTCACGAGCAAGACCAACACCCACGGCCCCGCCGAGAACTTCCTTTCGACCGGCTTCGTGCAGGACGGGTTCCCCAGCATCGGCGCGTGGGTCACCTACGCCCTCGGGACCGAGAACGCCAACCTCCCCGCCTTCGTGGCGATCCCCGACCCTCGCGGCATTCCGCAGGCCCGGGGGAACAACTGGGGACCGGGCTTTCTTCCCGCCGCCTATCAGGGGACGCCGGTCAGCGCCAGCCAGCCGATTCAGAACCTGGCCGCGCCGGCGTCGATCTCCCGGGACAGCGACCGCACCGCGCGGCAGCTGCTGCAACTGCTCAACCGCGAGCATCTGGCGGCGAACCCCGGGGACTCGGATCTCTCCGCCCGGATCGCCAGTTATGAACTCGCGGCGCGGATGCAGCTGTCCGTCCCCGAGATCAGCGACCTCTCGACCGAAACCCCGGCGACTCTCCGGATGTACGGAGCGGACGATCCGCTCGACCCCCTGAAGGCGGGGTACGCCCGCAACTGCATCCTCGCGCGGCGGATGATCGAGAAGGGAGTCCGCTTCGTACAGGTCTTCAACGGGGCGTATGCCAGCGGGGGGAAGCTGAACTGGGACGGCCACCAGGCGCTGCGGGAGCAGTACGACATCCACGCCCGGATCATGGACCAGCCTTCGGCGGCGTTGATCCAGGACCTGCGGCAACGCGGGCTCTTGGAGGAGACGCTCGTCGTGTGGTGTACGGAGTTCGGCCGGATGCCGATGTTCCAGAAGGGGGCCCAGGGGCGGGACCACAACCCGCAGGGATTCACGGCGGTCCTGACCGGGGCGGGTGTCAAACGGGGCGTCAGCTACGGCGCGACCGACGAGCTCGGCTTCAAAGCAGTGGAGAACGTGTTGTCGGTCCACGACCTCAACGCAACAATCCTGCACCTCCTGGGCCTCGACCACCGCCGTCTGACGTTCACGCACAACGGCATCGCGAGGCGCCTGACCGACGTTCATGGCCATGTGGTCAACGAAATCCTGGCATGA
- a CDS encoding DUF1553 domain-containing protein, with protein MLFAASLHEARSAEPVDYLRDVRPLLKERCFSCHAALKQEGHLRLDTGAGIRRGGDSGAAAVPGKPDESHLLQRVLAKDVSERMPPEGDPLKPEQIERLTRWIADGAPSPTDEQEERDPRRHWAFQPVVRPPLPRSPGSTADDHPVDAFVTAKLGGSGLTRQPPADRRTLVRRLFLDVTGLPPAPEAVDAFIADERPEAYAELVDSVLASPHYGERSAQLWLDVVRYADTHGFEVNTQRDHAWPYRDYVIRSFNEDKPYDRFLTEQLAGDVLGADEATGFLVAAAVLLPGQIGQDDASKRLARQDALDEMIGGTSSAMLGLTLACARCHDHKFDPLTQRDYYALQGFFAGVEYGDRPIQDAESRTRATAAAALAPQIEQIENRLRAFEPDAFTGRTLLIDEEESRFVTALKPKNGPGNNPAGTKPGYRDDAGAPDRLGNLSGGHYTWWNNVPGEDVLTYAPLLSGRYRLWLSWGAHGSGVHTRDARYVLDRDGDLATRGDQQEIARVDQYYPAGVTAGTTEQTPLWSGLKDVGVWDWTPTTRLVLRGGETGTGITADVIVLQEESEPAVAGRVLPRFRAPVDPRQNIESFAPVSARFLRFRAEETIDSNRHEPCLDELEIYGPGEPSKNVALASLGTKATSSGNYSDSGPHQLQHITDGQYGNGRSWISDELGRGWVQIELPQATDIDRVVWGRDRNGQYADRLPIRYHIEVSLDGATWTEVAGHADRLPRGTPFDSVNLLLSAQAPGSEGDLPALIADRNRLRAEKQRLETPRLAFAGTFRAPDTTYVLRRGDPEQREDEIGPAVPELFRSAAEAALPLPAEQERRLQLARWIASPGNPLTARVLVNRIWQSHFGRGIVETANDFGLNGTAPAHPELLDWLASEFMAGGWSVKQLHRLILTSATYRQGHAIDPAAQALDRDNRLLWRFPSRRIEAESIRDGMLAVSGELNLEMGGPGFNFFQQRGGLSGFVPIENFSPAGLRRMIYAHKIRMESTPVFGPFDCPDAGQSTPRRDRSTTAIQALNLFNSPFVIRRAEVFAARVDREAPLGAAAKVERTFALALGRPPSPVERDAALQTVETAGLPTLCRVLLNSNEFLFLP; from the coding sequence ATGCTGTTCGCCGCATCGCTTCACGAAGCGCGATCGGCCGAGCCGGTCGACTATCTCCGGGATGTGCGCCCGCTTCTGAAAGAACGCTGCTTCTCCTGCCACGCCGCCCTCAAACAGGAAGGCCACCTGCGGCTCGACACCGGCGCCGGAATTCGCCGCGGCGGGGACTCGGGCGCCGCCGCGGTTCCCGGAAAGCCGGACGAAAGCCACCTGCTCCAGCGTGTTCTCGCCAAGGACGTCTCTGAGCGGATGCCGCCGGAGGGGGACCCGCTGAAGCCGGAGCAGATCGAACGGCTCACCCGCTGGATCGCCGATGGGGCCCCCAGCCCGACGGACGAGCAGGAAGAGCGCGATCCGCGCCGCCACTGGGCCTTTCAACCCGTCGTCCGGCCCCCCCTTCCGCGGTCCCCGGGGAGCACGGCGGATGACCACCCGGTCGATGCCTTTGTCACCGCAAAGCTCGGCGGAAGCGGGCTCACCCGTCAGCCTCCGGCAGATCGCCGCACGCTCGTCAGGCGGCTCTTTCTCGATGTGACCGGCCTCCCGCCCGCACCGGAAGCCGTCGACGCATTCATCGCCGATGAGCGGCCCGAAGCGTACGCCGAGCTCGTCGATTCGGTCCTCGCCAGCCCGCACTACGGTGAGCGGTCCGCGCAACTCTGGCTCGATGTCGTGCGGTATGCCGACACGCACGGGTTTGAGGTCAACACGCAGCGCGATCACGCGTGGCCCTATCGCGATTACGTGATCCGCTCCTTCAACGAAGACAAGCCGTACGACCGGTTCCTCACCGAGCAACTGGCGGGGGACGTCCTCGGGGCCGACGAAGCGACCGGTTTCCTCGTCGCCGCCGCCGTCCTGCTCCCGGGCCAGATCGGGCAGGACGACGCCTCGAAGCGGCTCGCCCGGCAGGACGCGCTCGACGAGATGATCGGCGGCACGTCCTCCGCGATGCTCGGGCTGACGCTTGCCTGCGCCCGCTGCCACGACCACAAGTTCGATCCGCTCACCCAGCGAGACTACTACGCCCTCCAGGGATTCTTCGCGGGGGTCGAGTACGGCGATCGCCCCATCCAGGACGCCGAGTCCCGAACCCGGGCGACCGCCGCCGCGGCCCTTGCCCCGCAGATCGAACAGATCGAGAACCGGCTGCGGGCCTTCGAGCCGGACGCCTTTACGGGCCGGACGCTGCTCATCGATGAAGAGGAGTCGCGCTTCGTCACGGCGCTGAAGCCCAAGAACGGCCCCGGAAACAATCCAGCCGGGACGAAACCCGGCTATCGCGACGACGCGGGCGCCCCGGATCGTCTGGGGAACCTCAGCGGCGGGCACTACACGTGGTGGAACAACGTCCCGGGCGAAGATGTCCTGACGTACGCTCCGCTGCTCTCGGGCCGCTATCGCCTGTGGCTCTCATGGGGAGCTCACGGGAGCGGCGTCCACACCCGCGATGCCCGCTATGTCCTCGACCGCGATGGCGATCTCGCGACGCGGGGCGACCAGCAGGAGATCGCCCGGGTCGACCAGTATTACCCCGCCGGAGTCACCGCGGGGACGACGGAGCAGACGCCCCTCTGGAGTGGACTCAAAGATGTCGGGGTCTGGGACTGGACTCCCACCACTCGCCTCGTGCTCCGCGGCGGAGAGACCGGGACCGGCATCACGGCGGACGTGATCGTCCTCCAGGAGGAATCGGAGCCCGCCGTCGCGGGACGTGTGCTCCCCCGCTTCCGGGCCCCGGTCGATCCCCGGCAGAACATCGAAAGCTTCGCGCCGGTCTCCGCCCGGTTCCTGCGGTTCCGGGCCGAGGAGACGATCGATTCGAACCGCCACGAGCCCTGCCTCGATGAGCTCGAAATCTACGGCCCGGGCGAGCCGTCGAAGAACGTGGCGCTCGCCAGCCTGGGGACAAAGGCTACGTCCTCCGGCAACTACTCGGACAGCGGCCCGCACCAGTTGCAGCACATCACCGACGGCCAGTACGGCAACGGTCGGAGCTGGATCTCGGACGAACTCGGCCGGGGCTGGGTTCAGATCGAGCTGCCGCAGGCGACCGACATCGACCGCGTGGTCTGGGGGCGGGACCGCAACGGCCAGTACGCCGATCGCCTGCCGATCCGATATCACATCGAAGTCTCGCTCGACGGGGCGACCTGGACCGAAGTCGCCGGACACGCCGACCGCCTCCCGCGGGGAACGCCGTTCGACTCCGTGAACCTGCTCCTCTCGGCGCAGGCCCCCGGCTCCGAGGGGGACCTTCCAGCGCTGATCGCCGACCGAAACCGGCTCCGCGCGGAGAAGCAGCGGCTCGAGACACCGCGGCTGGCGTTCGCCGGAACGTTCCGGGCGCCGGACACGACTTACGTCCTCCGCCGCGGTGACCCGGAGCAACGGGAAGACGAGATCGGACCCGCGGTGCCGGAACTGTTCCGCTCCGCCGCGGAGGCCGCCCTGCCGCTTCCTGCCGAGCAGGAGCGGCGTCTGCAGCTCGCCCGCTGGATCGCTTCCCCCGGGAACCCGCTGACCGCCCGCGTGCTCGTGAACCGGATCTGGCAGTCCCACTTCGGCCGCGGGATCGTCGAGACCGCGAACGACTTCGGTCTCAACGGCACGGCCCCCGCGCATCCCGAGTTGCTCGACTGGCTGGCGAGCGAGTTCATGGCCGGCGGCTGGTCGGTGAAGCAGCTCCATCGGCTCATTCTCACATCGGCCACCTACCGCCAGGGGCATGCCATCGACCCCGCCGCACAGGCCCTCGATCGCGACAACCGTCTGCTGTGGCGGTTCCCGTCGCGGCGGATCGAGGCCGAGTCGATCCGCGATGGGATGCTGGCGGTCAGCGGCGAGCTGAACCTGGAAATGGGGGGCCCCGGCTTCAACTTCTTCCAGCAGCGGGGAGGCCTCAGCGGCTTCGTTCCGATCGAGAATTTCTCGCCCGCCGGACTGCGGCGGATGATTTACGCCCACAAGATCCGGATGGAATCGACGCCGGTCTTCGGCCCTTTCGATTGCCCCGACGCCGGTCAGTCGACTCCCCGCCGCGACCGCTCGACGACCGCCATCCAGGCCCTGAACCTGTTCAACAGTCCGTTCGTCATCCGCCGGGCGGAAGTGTTCGCGGCCCGCGTCGATCGCGAAGCGCCCCTCGGGGCCGCCGCAAAGGTCGAGCGAACCTTCGCCCTCGCGCTCGGCCGGCCGCCGTCGCCCGTCGAACGGGACGCGGCCCTCCAGACGGTCGAGACCGCCGGCCTGCCGACGCTATGCCGCGTCCTCCTCAACAGCAACGAGTTCCTGTTTCTCCCCTGA
- a CDS encoding sigma-70 family RNA polymerase sigma factor, which yields MDPHSDEFVTLLTSSQSAIYGGILALLPDRTAAQDILQETNLTLWHKAEDFEAGTSFLAWAGRIARYHVLNYRRKRGRERLVFDEQLFDELSARQADRAEDAGPAAESLRACLKRLPEEQRELVTQRYAPGGSVQQIAELRGQTVGAVSQALYRIRETLLNCLSQRLQEGAL from the coding sequence GTGGATCCCCATTCTGATGAATTCGTCACGCTTCTCACCTCGTCGCAATCCGCGATCTATGGTGGGATTCTGGCCCTGCTCCCCGACCGGACCGCGGCGCAGGACATCCTTCAGGAAACCAACCTGACACTCTGGCACAAGGCCGAAGACTTCGAAGCGGGAACGAGCTTCCTGGCCTGGGCCGGACGCATCGCCCGCTACCACGTCCTGAACTACCGGAGAAAGCGGGGACGGGAACGGCTCGTGTTCGATGAACAGCTCTTCGACGAACTCAGCGCACGACAGGCCGACCGGGCCGAAGACGCCGGTCCGGCTGCCGAGTCGCTGCGGGCCTGCCTCAAACGGCTCCCGGAAGAGCAGCGGGAACTCGTCACGCAGCGATACGCCCCCGGCGGCTCCGTGCAGCAGATCGCCGAACTCCGCGGCCAGACCGTCGGAGCCGTATCGCAGGCGCTCTATCGAATTCGGGAGACGCTGCTGAACTGCCTTTCCCAGCGGCTGCAGGAGGGGGCGCTATGA